The sequence below is a genomic window from Theobroma cacao cultivar B97-61/B2 chromosome 6, Criollo_cocoa_genome_V2, whole genome shotgun sequence.
CAAACTGCAAGAagataaataaacaaagtgTCGAATTGTTGTAAACTTGCTGCTCAAAGGCAAGGCAAAGGTAATGTGCACTTACCAAGAAACCTTGCTGGTCAGGGAAGGCAGCAACACATCTTGTCTGATACTTCAAGGGTGAGACAACTCTCTTGTATTCAGTCTGTTAGCATTTCAGCAAAATTATGAGAAAGGAAGGTGTAAGAGAAAAGAGTAAGCCAACAATTAACAGAAGTAATTCTTCAATTAATCAGTCAGCATTTATACCAAACTCATCATGTCCAACCTCCGTATACAGTACAAAACAACATTAGCATAGACCATTTTTTAACTTGGATTTTATAATAAGTAAAAAGGAAGACACTGAGTGCACcttaaactaaattatttcTAATAAAGAGAGTGCTTCCCCCAATTCTATAAACAACAATATTCCATATCACCAAAAGTAATACTAAGAAAACCAAACATCAAACTAAAATGAGACAGAAGTGATGGCTCATTCTTACAAGATAGGAGGGGGTGGGGGAGCCTTGACTACATGAAATTATATGACAGAGAGAGATTGGAAAGAGGGAAGAACCTTAATCTATAATtggaattataagaaaacaTTACCTGAGGATTCTGcaagttaaaaactattaGATTTCTATCAGCAGTGCCCACAACCATCAATGGATATTTTACTGTGAGTGCATAGCAGCGATCAGGAAGTTGTTGAGTATGCACTGGATTTGGCTGCCTTGTATCCCAATACCTAAATGTAAAGGTGAAAAACCAGTAGTTGATCAAAAACCACAGGAATGCAAAGGTATCAAATTGCTGAAATTGATAGATGAAGTAAAAGGGAAATCGTATTGGTGGCAATATGTAAAAGCTATAATTCATGAATGACCAAATAATAACACGAGGAAATGCGTCGAGTGTGCATGTAAACAAATAATAGAccaaataattatattatcaaTAGAAAATTCAACTTTAGCATTAAAAAGGATGCGTAGAGTGTGCAGGCAAGCCCACTCAGCAGGAAGGTGAGTTTGCCCTCACATGAAATGCAGAACTCATAACATGATCCTAAACGCTAGGACCCAAAATCAAAAAACATAATTTCAGATTTCTCAATGGTACACAACTGAGGGAAAGACTGGAATATTACTTTAATGTCTTGTCCCAGCTGCCTGTGACTAACAAGTTCATTTCTGGGATCCAGGCAACCTCTTTAATAGGGGCATCATGCATGGCAACTGTCATTGGTTGACCACCAGACAGTAAAGGCCACATCTTAACCTGCTTGTCACAGCCTCCAGAAAAAACTGTTGTTCCATCATCCTTCCAAGTTGAGCACAAAACCTTTTAAATGGGCAAGGACAAAGCAGTATTAGTTTAGCGCAActataaattgaataatgaaTAATACGTCACTAAATACAAGAAGCCTGAGTTACTACCGGTTGATCATGAGTAATTGATGCCTTTGGCGTACTAGCAACAGCTGTACCATTCCGTGATATTTCCCAACATCTCACCTGCAGAATCATTCAACAacgaaataaaaagaattgtCAAACTTCAGCCATCCCACCAATAAACAAAAGAagcaacaaagaaagaaatttcagtaacatttcaataattcattttctcactAAAATTCAAGAacttaaagaacaaaattgagaaatataacattaatcattaaatgaaaaaaagcaGAATGAACAAACCTGATTATCCCATGAAGTGGCAACCAAGATATTGGCCTTGGGACTGAAACTAAGGCTTGAAACAGAATCACTGGGCGGTTGCAAAACCTACAATCATAAATTGCGAGTAAAATCCCTTTTCATGAAAAAGATACACCAAAACTTCAACCAAGCtctcaaaaattaaattaaaatttacatatgtatatagtAGCATCTCTAATCACAAAAAATTGCTCACTGCCCATATTTatcttgaaaaattaaaagaaaaggggaaaGCTAGTTAAGACTAAATgaggaagaaataaaattcGCATCACAGTATACTACTTCAAATGTTAATTTAACCAAATGCATCTTGGTATAAGCCTTAGTGTGAAGCAAagaataaatttctttttttaaaaaaaaaaattcttccttTCCCTAGAAAGCCCAAACAAtctatccaaataatcaaataaatgcAGTAAGAAGAACAAAAGATTCTTtactaaaaatttatatagacTAAAAGGACACGAAAACGATGCtcaatagtaaaaaataagCTCAGAAAATCATAATACACAACCAAGAATCACATCAAGAAAAgatgattaaaaattaacacGAGAAATGTGAATCATATAAAACAGAATACCTCAAATGATTTATTAGGGTTATGATTAGCAGCGGCAGCACCGAAAGTAGACATTTCTGCAAAAATTAATCGAAAATAAAATTGTGATTATAAACACTCGCATAGCATTGATGAATATGCAAGAGAGAATCGAGAGTAAGGGGAGAAATGAACAAGTACCTTTGGAGGACAAACAgacaaaattgattttggtTTTTGAAAGGAG
It includes:
- the LOC18595401 gene encoding protein RAE1; its protein translation is MSTFGAAAANHNPNKSFEVLQPPSDSVSSLSFSPKANILVATSWDNQVRCWEISRNGTAVASTPKASITHDQPVLCSTWKDDGTTVFSGGCDKQVKMWPLLSGGQPMTVAMHDAPIKEVAWIPEMNLLVTGSWDKTLKYWDTRQPNPVHTQQLPDRCYALTVKYPLMVVGTADRNLIVFNLQNPQTEYKRVVSPLKYQTRCVAAFPDQQGFLVGSIEGRVGVHHLDDGQQNKNFTFKCHRDGSEIYSVNSLNFHPIHHTFATAGSDGAFNFWDKDSKQRLKAMSRCSQPIPCSTFNNDGSIFAYSVCYDWSKGAENHNPSTAKTYIFLHLPQESEVKGKPRVGTSGRK